Proteins from a genomic interval of Arthrobacter sp. CAN_C5:
- the ligA gene encoding NAD-dependent DNA ligase LigA, whose protein sequence is MARTADNPDIELAPDQTPVDSLREEYNSLAEEVRRHRFAYYNENAPTISDAEFDELFRRLEKIEALHPELVANDSPTQEVGGDASSAFAAVDHLQRMYSLEDVFSLDELDVWVSRAAASVESVSPGSTISWLTELKIDGLAVNLLYRKGELVRAATRGDGTTGEDITHNVLTIKSIPRVLAGTGHPAEMEVRGEVFFPSTAFAQLNERMVAAGKAPFANPRNAAAGSLRQKDPALTAERPLDMYVHGIGVREGLAAQSQSETYGLLKGWGLPTSPYYRVLDDAPAVVDFIEHYGKHRHEVLHEIDGIVVKVDDFALQRALGHTSRVPRWSVAFKYPPEEVNTRLLDIRVNVGRTGRVTPFGMMEPVKVAGSTVEMATLHNQDVVKAKGVLIGDMVVLRKAGDVIPEIVGPVVALRDGTEREFVMPTECPSCGTPLAPAKEGDVDIRCPNARSCPSQLRERVFHLAGRGGFDIEALGWEAAIALTQPAEPTDPPLTSEAQLFDLTPEALADVRILRDKRVKGEVVGKELVPYFYTKGTAKKPSEPSANTRRLFTELEKARQQPLWRVLVALSVRHVGPTASRALATAFGSMDRVRAASEEELANVDGVGPTIAAALTEWFAEDWHREIVDAWAAAGVRMEDDVDTSMPRTLEGVTVVVTGSLERYSRDEAKEAIIQRGGKASGSVSKNTHYVVAGENAGTKLDKAEALGLTVLDEEGFTRLLEEGPA, encoded by the coding sequence GTGGCCAGAACAGCTGATAACCCAGACATCGAACTTGCTCCGGATCAGACCCCGGTAGATTCCCTGCGGGAGGAGTACAACTCTCTGGCTGAAGAGGTGCGCCGTCACCGGTTTGCCTACTACAACGAGAACGCGCCGACTATTTCGGATGCCGAATTTGACGAGCTGTTCCGACGGCTGGAGAAGATCGAAGCGCTTCACCCCGAACTGGTAGCCAACGATTCACCAACCCAGGAAGTGGGCGGTGACGCGTCCTCCGCATTCGCGGCCGTGGACCACCTGCAGCGGATGTACAGCCTGGAGGACGTCTTCTCACTCGACGAACTGGATGTCTGGGTGAGCCGCGCTGCCGCCAGCGTCGAATCCGTGAGCCCGGGCAGCACCATCAGCTGGCTGACGGAGTTGAAGATCGACGGCCTGGCGGTCAACCTGCTCTACCGGAAGGGGGAGCTGGTGCGCGCCGCCACCCGCGGCGACGGCACCACGGGTGAGGACATCACCCACAACGTCCTGACCATCAAGTCGATCCCCCGGGTCCTGGCCGGAACTGGCCACCCTGCCGAGATGGAGGTCCGTGGCGAGGTCTTCTTCCCCTCCACGGCGTTCGCCCAGCTCAACGAGCGGATGGTTGCCGCGGGGAAGGCTCCGTTTGCCAACCCCCGTAACGCTGCGGCCGGCTCCCTCCGCCAGAAGGACCCGGCACTGACCGCCGAGCGGCCACTAGATATGTACGTGCACGGTATCGGTGTCCGCGAGGGTCTGGCAGCGCAGTCCCAATCGGAAACCTACGGTCTGCTGAAGGGGTGGGGCTTGCCCACCTCGCCCTACTACAGGGTGCTCGACGACGCCCCGGCGGTGGTCGACTTCATCGAGCACTATGGGAAACACCGGCATGAAGTGTTGCACGAGATCGACGGCATCGTCGTCAAGGTCGATGATTTCGCGTTGCAGCGGGCCCTCGGGCACACCTCCAGGGTGCCCCGCTGGTCGGTAGCCTTTAAATACCCACCGGAAGAGGTCAACACCCGGCTGCTCGACATCCGGGTGAACGTGGGCCGGACCGGTCGCGTCACGCCGTTCGGGATGATGGAACCGGTCAAGGTTGCTGGCTCCACCGTCGAAATGGCGACCCTGCACAACCAGGATGTGGTCAAGGCCAAGGGAGTCCTGATCGGGGACATGGTGGTGCTGCGCAAGGCAGGGGATGTGATCCCGGAGATCGTGGGCCCCGTCGTCGCCCTTCGTGACGGCACCGAACGCGAGTTCGTCATGCCGACCGAGTGCCCGTCCTGCGGAACTCCGCTGGCCCCGGCGAAGGAGGGCGACGTTGACATCCGGTGCCCCAACGCCCGGTCCTGCCCGTCGCAGCTGCGGGAGCGGGTCTTCCACCTCGCAGGCCGAGGGGGCTTCGACATTGAGGCCCTCGGGTGGGAAGCGGCGATCGCGCTCACCCAGCCCGCCGAGCCGACCGACCCGCCGCTCACCTCCGAGGCGCAGCTGTTCGACCTGACCCCCGAGGCGCTCGCCGACGTGCGGATCCTGCGGGACAAGCGGGTCAAGGGCGAGGTGGTCGGCAAGGAGCTGGTGCCCTATTTCTACACCAAGGGAACCGCGAAGAAGCCGTCCGAACCCAGCGCCAATACCCGGCGGCTGTTCACCGAGCTGGAGAAGGCAAGGCAGCAGCCACTGTGGCGTGTCCTGGTCGCCCTGTCGGTCAGGCATGTGGGACCGACGGCCTCGCGTGCCCTGGCCACAGCGTTCGGCTCAATGGATCGGGTCCGGGCCGCGTCAGAAGAGGAACTGGCGAACGTCGACGGCGTCGGCCCCACCATTGCCGCGGCGCTGACCGAGTGGTTCGCTGAGGACTGGCACCGGGAGATCGTTGACGCGTGGGCCGCCGCGGGTGTGCGCATGGAGGACGACGTCGACACCTCCATGCCGCGCACCCTGGAGGGCGTGACCGTTGTCGTCACCGGGTCGCTGGAACGCTATAGCCGGGATGAAGCGAAAGAGGCGATCATCCAGCGCGGCGGCAAGGCATCTGGTTCTGTCTCGAAGAACACCCACTATGTGGTGGCGGGGGAAAACGCCGGCACCAAACTGGACAAGGCCGAAGCCCTGGGGCTCACGGTGTTGGACGAGGAAGGCTTCACCCGGCTGCTCGAGGAGGGCCCAGCGTGA
- a CDS encoding VOC family protein produces the protein MYLENIVIDAMEPQQLGRFWEAAFDGEQLTDEPGIYETRLATDGGLVLDLCFQRVHEPPSSEPRIHLDLLGGDRQADVVERLLSFGARHLDIGQGGVPWTVLADPESNAFCVMNDRPAYSNTGPIAALPIDSADPERDAAFWSWLTGWHQLAGSPTTLRHPSHRDPLLEFCPEPAPKGTAKNRLHLDVRLDPADNPDDVAAGITSRGGRELNPDWGDLPWRIYADPSGNELCVLPAR, from the coding sequence ATGTACCTGGAGAACATCGTCATTGACGCGATGGAGCCGCAACAGCTGGGGCGGTTCTGGGAGGCAGCGTTCGACGGCGAACAGCTCACCGACGAACCCGGCATCTACGAAACACGGCTCGCCACCGATGGCGGATTGGTCCTCGACCTGTGCTTCCAGCGGGTGCACGAACCGCCGTCGTCGGAACCCCGGATCCACCTGGATCTGCTCGGCGGGGATCGGCAGGCCGACGTCGTCGAGCGGTTGCTCAGCTTCGGTGCGCGGCATCTCGACATCGGACAGGGCGGGGTGCCCTGGACCGTGCTCGCCGATCCGGAAAGCAACGCCTTTTGCGTCATGAATGACCGGCCAGCCTATTCCAACACCGGACCGATTGCGGCCCTGCCGATCGATTCCGCCGATCCGGAGCGGGACGCGGCGTTCTGGTCGTGGCTCACCGGATGGCACCAGCTGGCCGGATCGCCCACCACGTTGCGGCACCCCTCCCACCGCGACCCCTTGCTGGAGTTCTGTCCCGAGCCTGCCCCGAAGGGAACCGCGAAGAACCGGCTTCATCTCGACGTCCGGCTCGACCCTGCAGACAACCCCGACGACGTCGCCGCGGGCATCACCAGCCGGGGCGGGCGGGAGCTCAACCCCGACTGGGGCGACCTGCCCTGGCGGATCTATGCCGACCCGTCGGGCAACGAGCTCTGCGTCCTGCCAGCCCGATAG
- a CDS encoding protein phosphatase 2C domain-containing protein translates to MTTDKTPAAGLDLTVSCGYASDVGLRREHNEDSLIAANPIFAVADGMGGHEAGEVASSICIRTLGESRIAGHPLPELDPDELQELLVHSDEQIRAETGGRAGTTLSGTVLVQEAGVPYWLVFNVGDSRTYRFSQGGLEQITIDHSEVQELVDYGRITAEEALTHPRRHVVTRALGTGTDIDADFWLIPATPGDRLLVCSDGLINEVGDEQIFDLLVSIAHPQEATDALVQAALRAGGRDNISVIVVDLVGS, encoded by the coding sequence ATGACAACCGACAAGACACCGGCCGCGGGCCTCGACCTCACGGTGAGCTGCGGGTACGCGTCGGACGTCGGACTGCGCCGCGAGCACAACGAGGACTCGCTGATCGCTGCCAACCCCATCTTCGCCGTCGCCGACGGGATGGGTGGCCACGAGGCTGGCGAAGTGGCCAGCAGCATTTGTATCCGCACCCTTGGCGAGAGCCGGATCGCCGGCCACCCCCTTCCCGAACTCGACCCTGACGAGCTCCAGGAACTCCTGGTCCACTCCGATGAGCAGATCCGCGCGGAGACCGGCGGGCGAGCCGGTACCACCCTCAGCGGGACGGTGCTGGTGCAGGAGGCCGGCGTCCCCTACTGGCTGGTGTTCAACGTGGGCGATTCGCGCACCTACCGTTTCAGCCAGGGCGGCCTGGAGCAGATCACCATTGACCACTCCGAGGTGCAGGAGCTGGTGGACTATGGTCGGATCACGGCCGAGGAGGCCCTGACCCATCCGCGTCGGCATGTGGTCACCCGGGCGCTCGGTACCGGAACCGATATCGACGCCGACTTCTGGCTCATCCCCGCTACCCCGGGGGATCGTCTGCTGGTCTGCTCGGATGGTTTGATCAACGAGGTGGGGGATGAACAGATCTTCGACCTGCTCGTTTCGATCGCACACCCCCAGGAAGCCACCGATGCCCTGGTGCAGGCGGCGCTGAGGGCTGGCGGCCGGGACAATATTTCGGTCATCGTCGTGGATCTTGTAGGAAGCTAG
- a CDS encoding adenylate/guanylate cyclase domain-containing protein, which produces MTADELSDREQDEQQPSPAPESMDSEALRSDEPGPDVPQLQGPQVELNREAIRNLEIELLGAERTLRRRDVAARAGVSLLSARKLWRAMGFPNISDEDVAFTEKDKDALITIIELVRSDKVSENAAISITRAIGQMTDRMVVWQIEALVEEMAAQRQIPDAVARKALVAELPDLIEPLEKTLVYAWRRQLNAAVQRLALRAESGLQASAEGRLGDEDDAPLPLARAVGFADLVSYTSLSRQMNERTLAHLVQRFENVCAEIISVGGGRLVKTIGDEVLYIAESPEAGAEISLALAKAFTEDHLLPSARVSMVWGRILSRLGDIYGPTVNLASRLTSLAEPGTVLIDASTAATLRENERFVLIPQKARTIRGFGEVTPVTLARGTGTGLILD; this is translated from the coding sequence ATGACGGCTGACGAGTTGTCCGACAGGGAACAGGACGAGCAGCAGCCCAGCCCTGCCCCGGAATCGATGGACTCCGAGGCACTTCGGAGCGACGAGCCTGGACCCGATGTTCCACAGCTCCAGGGTCCCCAGGTCGAGCTGAACCGTGAAGCGATCCGGAATTTGGAGATTGAACTGCTCGGCGCCGAGCGGACCCTGCGACGCCGTGACGTTGCCGCCCGCGCGGGGGTGTCACTGCTGTCGGCACGCAAGCTCTGGCGGGCCATGGGTTTCCCGAATATCTCCGACGAGGATGTTGCCTTCACGGAGAAGGACAAGGATGCACTGATCACCATCATCGAGCTGGTCCGCAGCGACAAGGTCTCCGAGAACGCCGCCATCTCCATCACCCGGGCCATTGGGCAGATGACTGACCGGATGGTTGTCTGGCAGATCGAGGCGCTGGTCGAAGAGATGGCGGCGCAGCGGCAGATCCCCGACGCCGTCGCCCGGAAGGCCCTGGTCGCTGAACTGCCCGACCTCATCGAGCCCCTGGAGAAGACCCTGGTCTACGCCTGGCGCCGGCAGCTGAACGCCGCGGTGCAGCGTCTGGCGCTGCGCGCCGAATCCGGGCTTCAGGCCAGCGCGGAGGGGCGGCTGGGCGACGAGGATGATGCCCCGCTGCCCCTGGCCCGCGCCGTCGGCTTCGCGGACCTTGTCTCCTACACGAGCCTGTCCCGGCAGATGAACGAGCGCACCCTGGCCCACCTGGTGCAGCGCTTCGAGAACGTCTGCGCCGAGATCATTTCGGTTGGTGGCGGCAGGCTCGTCAAGACCATCGGCGACGAGGTGCTCTACATCGCCGAGTCGCCGGAGGCCGGTGCCGAAATCTCGCTCGCCCTCGCCAAGGCGTTCACCGAGGATCACCTGCTGCCCTCCGCCCGCGTCTCAATGGTGTGGGGCCGCATCCTGTCCCGTCTCGGCGACATTTACGGGCCCACCGTGAACCTGGCGTCGCGTCTGACCTCCCTGGCGGAGCCCGGTACTGTCCTGATCGATGCGTCGACGGCGGCGACCCTGCGGGAGAACGAACGGTTCGTGCTCATCCCGCAAAAAGCGCGGACCATCAGGGGCTTCGGCGAAGTCACTCCGGTGACCCTCGCCCGGGGCACCGGCACCGGTCTGATCCTCGACTAG
- a CDS encoding PH domain-containing protein, producing the protein MRLKLAPGEHVIVRTRPHPRPLALPFVGVLVVLAATGFGLGLLSRQDLPPVVVEWVPLAVVLVLAVAALILLRIFVRPMMRWWGTRYLLTSRRMITRRGFSTRREHELALASIYQLDTSQTLLQRSTGSGNLTVDLGRDRTVVFPDMPQIHTFKEFMVEAIGDLPLTVMFDGVDMEADPVHDLEGY; encoded by the coding sequence GTGCGACTGAAACTTGCGCCGGGGGAGCATGTGATTGTGCGGACCCGCCCCCACCCGCGGCCACTGGCGCTGCCGTTCGTGGGAGTGCTGGTGGTGCTGGCGGCGACGGGGTTTGGGCTGGGGCTGCTGAGCCGGCAGGACCTCCCGCCGGTGGTGGTCGAATGGGTGCCGCTCGCGGTGGTCCTGGTCCTGGCGGTGGCAGCCCTGATCCTGCTGCGGATCTTCGTCCGGCCGATGATGCGCTGGTGGGGGACGCGCTATCTCCTGACCAGCCGCCGAATGATCACTCGCCGCGGGTTCTCAACCCGACGGGAGCATGAACTGGCGCTGGCCAGCATCTATCAGCTGGACACCTCCCAGACCCTGCTGCAGCGATCCACCGGCAGCGGAAACCTTACGGTGGACCTTGGCCGCGACCGGACCGTGGTGTTCCCTGACATGCCCCAGATCCACACGTTCAAGGAGTTCATGGTGGAGGCGATCGGCGACCTCCCACTGACTGTGATGTTTGATGGTGTAGACATGGAAGCTGACCCGGTGCACGACCTCGAGGGTTATTGA
- a CDS encoding biotin--[acetyl-CoA-carboxylase] ligase: protein MTSRYSNLERPGLDEAALRDALCAPKGPYGRLDVVAETGSTNTDLVRHAQLRADEWPDLSVLTAEQQSAGRGRLDREWIAPERSSLIVSILLRPHNPQGRPLPTQSYSWLSLLAALALAESIEERTEISPQLKWPNDVLVDGRKLAGVLAQLVADDRGGPAAVVVGVGANVSLTDQELPVPSATSLLLEYSTTTDRNVLLRAFLRRLADHYAAFQAVDGDARREWADGTTLAQRVSDRMVTLGEHVRVELPGGMELMGRALGLDAHGALLIRDYDDERHTVTAGDVVHVRQVP from the coding sequence ATGACTTCCCGCTACTCCAACCTTGAACGCCCCGGTCTGGACGAAGCGGCGCTCCGGGACGCCCTGTGCGCACCCAAGGGTCCGTACGGCCGGCTCGACGTCGTCGCCGAGACCGGATCCACCAACACCGACCTGGTACGGCATGCCCAGCTCCGGGCCGACGAGTGGCCGGACCTCAGCGTCCTCACGGCCGAACAGCAGAGCGCCGGACGCGGTCGGCTGGATCGTGAGTGGATCGCCCCCGAGCGGTCCTCCCTGATCGTCAGCATCCTGTTGCGCCCCCACAACCCGCAGGGCAGGCCGCTGCCCACCCAGAGCTACTCCTGGCTGTCACTGCTCGCCGCGCTCGCGTTGGCGGAAAGCATTGAGGAACGCACCGAGATCAGTCCCCAGCTCAAATGGCCCAACGATGTGCTCGTCGACGGGCGGAAACTCGCCGGCGTGCTGGCGCAACTGGTCGCTGATGACCGCGGGGGGCCAGCAGCCGTCGTCGTCGGCGTGGGGGCGAACGTGTCCCTGACCGACCAGGAGCTGCCCGTCCCCAGCGCCACCAGCCTGTTGCTCGAGTACTCAACAACCACCGACCGCAACGTGCTGCTGCGGGCCTTCCTCCGCCGGCTCGCCGACCACTACGCCGCGTTCCAGGCGGTCGACGGCGACGCCCGCCGTGAGTGGGCCGACGGCACCACCCTCGCCCAGCGGGTGAGCGACCGCATGGTCACCCTGGGCGAGCACGTCAGGGTCGAACTGCCGGGCGGGATGGAACTGATGGGCCGTGCGCTGGGTCTTGACGCCCACGGCGCGCTGCTGATCCGCGACTACGACGACGAGCGGCACACGGTCACGGCGGGCGACGTCGTGCATGTGCGGCAGGTCCCCTGA
- a CDS encoding NAD(P)-dependent oxidoreductase: MTASNDAPRQSSPATLEGRTILMSGGSRGIGLAIALRAARDGANIALMAKTGEPHPKLDGTVFTAAQQIRDAGGRALPIVGDVRNDDDVAAAVAATTAEFGGIDVVVNNASAIDLSPTRDVSMKRYDLMADINVRGTFLLSKLALDALLASGNPHILTLSPPLNLQPRWAGIHLAYTMAKYGMSLTTLGLAEEFKAEGIAVNSLWPQTLIDTAAIRNLPGGDQIVGGARSADIVADAAHAILIRPSRSCTGNFFTDEGVLREEGITDFTGYSLGAPEDQLVPDIFL; encoded by the coding sequence ATGACCGCCAGCAACGACGCCCCACGTCAGTCCAGCCCAGCCACCCTCGAGGGTCGCACCATCCTCATGTCCGGAGGTAGCCGGGGGATCGGTCTAGCGATTGCCCTGCGCGCCGCGCGCGACGGTGCCAACATCGCTTTGATGGCCAAAACGGGGGAGCCGCACCCCAAGCTCGACGGCACGGTGTTCACCGCCGCCCAGCAGATCCGCGACGCCGGAGGCAGAGCCCTGCCCATCGTCGGCGACGTCAGGAACGACGACGACGTCGCGGCGGCAGTTGCCGCCACCACCGCCGAGTTCGGCGGGATCGACGTCGTCGTGAACAACGCCTCGGCAATCGATCTCTCCCCGACCCGGGACGTCAGCATGAAGCGGTATGACCTGATGGCCGACATCAACGTCAGAGGCACCTTCCTGCTGAGCAAACTCGCCCTGGATGCGCTCCTGGCGTCCGGGAACCCTCATATCCTGACCCTCTCGCCCCCGCTGAACCTTCAGCCGCGGTGGGCAGGGATTCACCTGGCCTACACGATGGCGAAGTACGGCATGAGCCTGACCACGCTGGGCCTGGCCGAGGAGTTCAAGGCCGAAGGAATCGCCGTGAACTCACTCTGGCCGCAGACCCTGATCGATACTGCGGCGATCCGCAACCTGCCCGGCGGAGATCAGATCGTGGGCGGGGCCCGCAGCGCCGACATCGTCGCCGACGCCGCCCACGCGATCCTGATCCGTCCGTCCCGGTCCTGCACCGGAAACTTCTTCACCGATGAAGGGGTGCTCCGGGAGGAAGGGATCACCGACTTCACCGGCTACAGCCTGGGCGCCCCCGAGGACCAACTGGTCCCCGACATTTTCCTGTAA
- a CDS encoding acyl-CoA carboxylase subunit beta, whose product MQPGSVPLVAQDHSIDLTTTAGKLADFRRREGLAQQPSGPESVAKQHARGKNTARERIDLLVDSGSFVEFDALAVHRSTAFGMEAKKPLGDGVVSGYATVEGRQIAVYSQDFSVYGGSLSQVNGEKIVKVQEFALRNGCPVVGINDGGGARIQEGVSSLAMFADIFRNNVHASGVIPQISLIMGPCAGGAAYSPALTDYVVMVDKTSHMFITGPDVIKTVTGEDVDMETLGGARQHNSTTGTSAYLASDERDAIDFVRELLDFLPSNNLAEAPLTEFVEQLELTAEDGDLDALIPDSANQPYDMRTVISTIVDDGHFLEMQSLYAPNVMIGYARVEGHTIGIVANQPLQFAGTLDIAASEKAARFVRNCDAFNIPILTLVDVPGFLPGKDQEFNGIIRRGAKLLYAYAEATVPKLTVITRKAYGGAYIVMGSKKLGADLNLAWPTAQIGVMGAQGAVNILYRGQLKSVADAGGDVEAARAEVITRYEEELLNPYQAAQLGYVDAVIVPSDTRQQIVRGLRALRDKRATNPAKKHGNIPL is encoded by the coding sequence ATGCAGCCTGGCTCAGTACCGTTGGTCGCGCAGGATCACTCGATCGACCTCACCACCACCGCAGGGAAGCTCGCCGATTTCCGTCGCCGCGAGGGACTCGCGCAGCAGCCGTCCGGCCCCGAGTCGGTCGCGAAGCAGCATGCGCGGGGCAAGAACACCGCCCGCGAGCGCATCGACCTGCTGGTGGACTCGGGGTCCTTCGTCGAGTTCGACGCCCTCGCGGTCCACCGCTCGACGGCGTTCGGCATGGAGGCGAAGAAACCCTTGGGCGACGGCGTCGTCTCGGGTTATGCAACGGTGGAGGGCCGCCAGATCGCCGTCTACAGCCAGGACTTTTCCGTCTACGGTGGGTCGCTGAGCCAGGTCAACGGCGAGAAGATCGTCAAGGTCCAGGAGTTCGCGCTCCGGAACGGCTGCCCGGTGGTCGGGATCAACGACGGTGGCGGCGCCCGCATCCAGGAGGGCGTGTCCTCGCTGGCCATGTTCGCCGACATCTTCCGCAACAATGTCCACGCTTCAGGGGTCATCCCGCAAATCTCCCTGATCATGGGGCCCTGCGCGGGCGGTGCCGCCTACTCCCCCGCGCTCACCGACTATGTGGTGATGGTGGACAAGACCTCCCACATGTTCATCACCGGCCCCGACGTGATCAAGACCGTGACGGGCGAAGATGTTGACATGGAGACCCTCGGCGGCGCGCGTCAGCACAACTCCACCACCGGGACGTCCGCGTACCTCGCCTCCGATGAACGCGACGCGATCGACTTCGTCAGGGAACTGCTGGACTTCCTGCCCTCGAACAACCTCGCCGAGGCACCGCTCACCGAGTTCGTCGAACAGCTGGAGCTCACGGCCGAGGACGGGGACCTCGACGCCCTGATCCCGGATTCGGCGAACCAGCCCTACGACATGCGCACGGTGATCTCGACGATTGTCGACGACGGCCACTTCCTTGAGATGCAGTCGCTCTACGCCCCGAACGTGATGATCGGGTACGCCAGGGTGGAGGGCCACACCATCGGGATCGTCGCCAACCAGCCGCTGCAGTTCGCCGGCACCCTGGATATTGCCGCATCCGAAAAGGCCGCCCGCTTTGTCCGCAACTGTGACGCCTTCAACATCCCGATCCTGACTCTCGTGGATGTGCCCGGTTTCCTCCCCGGGAAGGACCAGGAGTTCAACGGCATCATACGCCGCGGCGCAAAACTGCTCTATGCCTACGCGGAAGCCACTGTCCCCAAGCTCACCGTCATCACCCGCAAGGCGTACGGCGGCGCCTACATCGTGATGGGCTCCAAGAAGCTTGGTGCTGACCTCAACCTGGCCTGGCCCACCGCGCAGATCGGCGTGATGGGCGCCCAGGGGGCAGTGAACATCCTCTACCGCGGCCAGCTGAAGTCGGTGGCCGACGCCGGCGGCGACGTCGAGGCCGCCCGCGCCGAGGTGATCACCCGGTACGAGGAAGAACTCCTCAACCCGTACCAGGCCGCACAGCTGGGCTACGTTGACGCGGTAATCGTGCCGTCGGACACCCGGCAGCAGATTGTCCGCGGGCTGCGGGCACTGCGCGACAAGCGGGCCACCAATCCCGCCAAGAAGCACGGGAATATCCCGCTGTGA
- a CDS encoding acyl-CoA carboxylase subunit epsilon, translated as MTIAPIRPGRSAAYDAAVPPDTTVPAEPAFAVVRGIPTAEELAALTAVVVALSMESPEPDAGPPHRTWVRRNQLRLAPLPGPGSWKRSGR; from the coding sequence GTGACCATTGCCCCGATCCGGCCCGGCCGTTCCGCCGCCTACGACGCCGCTGTTCCCCCGGACACCACGGTCCCTGCGGAGCCTGCGTTCGCCGTGGTCCGCGGCATCCCGACAGCTGAGGAGCTGGCGGCGCTGACCGCCGTCGTCGTCGCGCTCTCCATGGAGTCCCCGGAACCCGACGCCGGGCCCCCACACCGCACCTGGGTCCGCCGGAACCAACTGCGCCTGGCACCCCTGCCTGGACCGGGCTCCTGGAAGCGCAGCGGCCGCTAA